Proteins found in one Carassius auratus strain Wakin chromosome 12, ASM336829v1, whole genome shotgun sequence genomic segment:
- the LOC113111799 gene encoding LOW QUALITY PROTEIN: interferon-induced protein with tetratricopeptide repeats 5 (The sequence of the model RefSeq protein was modified relative to this genomic sequence to represent the inferred CDS: inserted 1 base in 1 codon; substituted 2 bases at 2 genomic stop codons), translated as MTSVELHMECHGDELYKTLIVTYRNLAWLNYHMRNYTKCESYLKKLHEINETFTAELSVPEVLGEKGWTFLKFSRKYYDRAKQCFKKALGLEPEEGEWNAGYAIALXTEYERFTLEDSPTIKQLRRAIDTNPDDDVLKVLLSMXPIVYKRYREAESLVERALERSPDHPHVMRYVAKFFRNHGSMDRSTALLKXVLEHSPHLSFIHHQLALCYKLKKIQLLQEGSHPTKGSRKVQQIRHQCIYHLEKATSLTASFISAMSELALLYGENHNMLQAEELFHVTFKAAKDKNDSLHVVSFYYAEYQLYSHRCEQLAVKKYMECMKMSRREKKCLQFKEDH; from the exons ATGACATCTGTGGAGCTACACATGGAATGCCATGGGGATGAATTATACAAGACACTCATTGTCACTTATAGAAACCTTGCCTGGTTAAACTACCACATGAGGAACTACACAAAATGTGAAAGTTATCTGAAGAAGCTTCATGAGATAAATGAAACCTTTACAGCTGAGTTATCTGTTCCAGAGGTGCTTGGTGAGAAGGGATGGACTTTCCTTAAATTTTCACGCAAATATTACGATAGAGCCAAACAATGTTTCAAGAAGGCTTTAGGTCTGGAACCTGAGGAAGGTGAATGGAATGCTGGTTATGCCATTGCTC ACACCGAATACGAGAGGTTCACTTTGGAGGATTCGCCTACAATAAAACAACTGAGACGTGCCATTGACACGAATCCAGATGATGATGTTCTCAAAGTCCTCTTAAGCATGTGACCGATTGTTTACAAGAGGTACAGAGAGGCAGAGAGCTTAGTAGAGAGGGCTTTAGAAAGATCTCCAGATCACCCACATGTCATGCGATATGTTGcaaaattcttcagaaatcatggaaGTATGGACAGATCAACTGCTCTTTTAAAGTGAGTACTTGAACACTCACCTCATTTAAGTTTCATACATCATCAGTTAGCTCTTTGCTATAAGCTGAAGAAAATCCAACTGCTGCAGGAGGGAAGTCACCCTACTAAAGGGTCAAGAAAAGTTCAACAGATTCGCCATCAATGCATCTATCATTTAGAAAAGGCCACTAGCCTGACAGCCTCCTTCATTTCTGCAATGAGTGAACTAGCGCTGCTGTATGGAGAAAACCACAACATGTTGCAGGCTGAGGAGCTGTTTCATGTCACATTCAAAGCAGCCAAAGATAAAAATGACAGTCTACATGTGGTCAGTTTTTACTATGCTGAATACCAGCTCTACAGCCACAGATGTGAGCAGTTAGCTGTCAAAAAATACATGGAATGTATGAAGATGAGCCGAAGGGAAAAGAAGTGCCTACAGTTTAAAGAAGATCACTGA